Proteins found in one Bacteroidota bacterium genomic segment:
- a CDS encoding thioredoxin family protein, with amino-acid sequence MKHLIKLFYLTTFIVAFAMLMHAEVPLVDDLGPDTFGKTFVDATKENKPVMVLVHSNTCYSSRIYMRKVVNTPNIQKQLSSGFLCVKADVATREGKQFARRNGVFALPAIFFISSDKSIKYKGKLSLDSNILQNEMKSFTKCVNIKEQIELYKSTNNVSLKQAQIAIANYYSKHDQNKSHSDNPKLEVETYTMGLEWFADFEKAYMQSRAELTKNNKK; translated from the coding sequence ATGAAACACCTAATAAAACTATTCTATTTGACTACGTTTATCGTAGCATTTGCAATGCTGATGCATGCCGAAGTACCTCTAGTGGATGACCTTGGCCCCGACACCTTCGGAAAAACTTTTGTAGATGCTACAAAAGAAAACAAACCCGTGATGGTGCTTGTACACTCAAACACCTGCTATTCAAGTAGGATTTATATGAGGAAAGTGGTCAATACCCCTAACATACAAAAACAACTGAGTTCAGGATTTCTATGTGTGAAAGCTGATGTTGCTACAAGAGAAGGGAAACAATTTGCTAGAAGAAATGGCGTATTTGCCTTGCCAGCGATCTTCTTTATCAGCAGTGATAAATCTATTAAATACAAAGGTAAACTCTCGCTCGACTCTAATATACTACAAAATGAAATGAAGAGCTTTACCAAATGTGTAAATATAAAAGAGCAGATAGAACTGTACAAGTCGACCAATAATGTATCTTTAAAACAAGCACAAATCGCCATTGCAAACTATTATTCAAAACACGATCAAAATAAAAGTCACAGCGATAACCCCAAATTGGAAGTAGAGACCTACACCATGGGTTTGGAATGGTTTGCCGATTTTGAAAAAGCATACATGCAGAGCAGGGCAGAACTTACCAAAAACAATAAAAAATAG